Below is a window of Ananas comosus cultivar F153 linkage group 9, ASM154086v1, whole genome shotgun sequence DNA.
tatccgaaatatatccgaacccaaacccgaataaattatatatatataatatatatatatatatatatatatatatatatatatatatatattagtatatattcgggtttgggttcggataatatttcggatattcatatctattgacatccctactccttattcattttttcaacatataaaatatacgtagtaaacacggtgaatggttcatcgtgtttaacttaacatATTGGTTCTGGCCCCGGCcgtgtggcgctgacgtggtgccTGCGTGACAGGCGCAGGACATTAAGAAggcaatttttaaaataaaaatttgccagggggctatatgcaaaaaaatcattttcaatAAAACACGGCGAGTCGGCATTTAAACCTGTTTAATACGGCTGGGCAAAACAGTTAGAacgaaagtatataaaaataattttttatttttagtaagaCCATAAAATATTATCATAATTTGCTCATTGTGATATTTTTCAATAACATTATTAcgtacaaaaaatatataagatatttttcCTATTGTACATTTTTATCGCACAGAGTCTTCCAACAAATCCAAACAAAGCCTTACATTTCAATCTCCGTTTTAATCATTGTTATGTTCTTTAATTCCCagaatgtcaaaaaaaaattcgagagaaagatagcaaacTAAGTACTTCATCCGCTTTTAAAAATAGAGTACATCTCttatactttcaaaaatatgGAGGTCTCtatatttgtaagttttttttatgatggagcatTCAATTCGGTAATCAACTCCATTAGGCATGatttacgctattagaactatttagaaaccaaatttcatcaGTTTTTGATATTATCTATCTAagtgatcaaaaagtctcaaagatgactattttaacggccgatgtgatATGTTTGAAAGTTCAACCGTATATAagaatccaaattacatgaaactttactaaaaaattttacttaacatcaagagtaagaacaatacttccgattcaaattttgaatcttttatcattattttttataagatttttatcaTTTTGAGCCTACTTGTTCACTATggcaaataaagtcaaaaaaattataaaatttgatttctaaatagttccaataacgTAGATCATTTCTAACTGAACAGATCGCCGAATTGAATGCTCTaccattgaaaacaacttacaagcatggaAACCTCcatctttcgaaagtataggagtcTAATTCTTTAAAAATGAACTTAGTAAGAAGGGTGAaacaactagaattcaaacttacaACTTCGGTTATCAACCACTAAGTCCTTTGTCATGCGTGTAAAAGTTGGTCCGTAGTGTCTCTCAATATTAAATGAACAATCCAGGAGCGTccaataattataaaaaacaaaataaaaaaataaaaaagaaattcccAGAGTTCCCAAtaagtttttgagaaaaaaatggCACCAACATATTTTCCATAGAAAAGAGCCTCTGAAAATGGGATACACCTTCACTCTACAAAATATCTACACCTAAAGTCTCAGAACAGCCAAACAGGCCTCAATCCCCACGGACCGGCGAACAAAAACCCCCCATCTCGAACCCAAAAACCGGTGGAGTCATGTTGCCGTTGTCGACTACTGATGGGGGTATAGCATCACTCTTAGTTGCTCATCCGGTCGCCAGCGCTTATCACTCTTATGGCTCATGCATCATGTTGCATCGAGATGCGATGGTCCGAAAATCTTCTAGATTTAGCTGCAAGAAACGAATCGAAAGAAAGTTGAAGCAAGGGAGTAAGCAAACCATTACTTCATTTTGCAGAAAACAAACTAAATGATGTGGAAATGAATATTGTCCTACTCTTAAATGCTTATATGCCTGTTCCGATGAGCCGTCAAAGCAACACTTTGCTCCGACAACAACAACTAAGCAAGCATAAGCTTTAGGGCCCAGAAGCTTATTCTAGATTCCACCACCGAAAAAAATATTCAGAATCTTTGTCTGTTAAATAGCCAACTATTTCTAAGAAACGAGCTCTATAAGAAGCCCAAAATTATGCTACGAGGGTTATTAACTGTACATCTATCATGAAACCCAATAAAAATGTCCCGACTTCTTCAAGGAAGATCGCAAAAAATGTTAACATTGTTTCATGAGCTTAAACTCGAAGATTCCAAATCACAAAAGCAAATTCATTTTGTATTCATGTTTACCTTTCCTGCAGAAAAATTTACAAATCGACTATCTTCCCTTAAAGCAGCTATCAAGTTGTACACTACCTTTCTTGAATAACCAAAAGCATACCTTTCCGTCTCCGTCGGTGTCAAACAAGTGAACCATAGCAGCTGTTTCACTATCTGTCCAAGTAAAGTCATGAGCTAAAGCCATTCTTTGTAGATCCCAGACTGAGATATGCCCTTTCCCAACTTCTGCACATCAGGATATATCGCAGTCAAGACATCAATTTCAGTAAAGAAGACAACATTTTATCTCCAATCAACTTCTATTCGTCCGACTAAAAAGCAAACAAAGATGCAAAGGGAAAGAGCTGTCAAAATGTAAAGGCAGCTTAATAATGGATAGGGACTACAGGGAGATAGAACCACGacaatagtatttttatttttactcatAATCTTATATGAAATTCTAAAGCAATGAAAGAAGAACATTCCGGAAGCCTACCACCTCAAAAATTTAATCCAATAATTATGTGGAACAGATAAATTGGGAAGATTCAAAACAAATACAATGCAAAGATGAGAAGGCTCCatgattttcttattttaatatcataatatGTCAACACAAAGATACAAATGTTGCAAGTATTTAGCAAGAAGGTCATATTACCTAGTGAAGGAAGAATTGTGTGTTtgaaccaaggatttaagtgttgtgATATAGGGTCATGCCGAGAAGTTATTGGTATGGTACGGTATGACGCGTGTCATGCTGTGCCGACATACtatgatatgaaatatttaatttctttgacaccaatatattttaattgcttatcatatatctttttatcaaatcttttgtcaattcttttgtaatttattgAGATAACTATTTACTAATTTCAAAGAAAGGGACTGTTGAGCCGTGTCATTGGCACAGGGATTGTATCATGCCGATATTTAGTCAGCATATTCGGCACGATGGGCACGGTCCGCGTCGAtaggcacttaaaaccttggtttgAACAGAGAAAGCAACTCCAAGTCCGAAAAAGAAAGGTAAAGCAAACGTAGTATGCccattttcattaaaaaatttgaaatacttgACCAATAGACATGACTATATGGCGATCGGTAAGCCCATTGCTGCATGAAAAAAGTGGGAAAACAAGCGTGTTTTCAATATTAACTAGTTTACAAGTACAAGTTTGAGTAATGAACCagggaagaaaaggagaaatgagataatagtattttttatttaattgctAGCATTAAAAAGAGAATAACTACAAGATTATCAAAACCGTCAAGGTGACATTCAATTTTCACGACACAGGTGCAGAGTAAAGATACCTTTAGTCTAGGATTCCACCAAAATGTTAAGTAACAAGTCCAACAAAAGTTTTAAGCACCGTTATGGAAAATTTGTCCACTTGGAGTAAGATACATTTTACTGGAGAAAAGAAATTACCatcaaataaaaagaagtaACCAATCACTTCATCTTCAGAGAGCTGTACCCTACTCTTAAACTGCACCAATGAAATATTATATTGTAAAAGGGTATTAGACATGCAGGAGATTttatatatgatatgatatgCACAGAAGAATATACCAGTTTTCTGTTCTTCCTTTTCCCACCAGTCTCACTTTCCTTTGTTCCAGATTTCTGAGAAAGTACGCCAGACACAGCAGAATTTTCAGCAACTCCTCCAAGCGAGAGAGCGATCGCCTGGAATATGaacttgtttattattattctgtgtgcacatctagagagagagagagagagagagagagagagagagagagattgcaaAACAGAGGCAATTCTTTAGTCGATCACATATTTACCTGCTCTAAAGCTGCATCCTCATCAACAAAATCATCAGGCTTTTCAATGTTTCCTTTGACACATGATCTCTTGCAACCTTTTTGTGAATTTGataaattctttttctttctctaaaaTACAGAGGAACATAGTAAGTCAAGATAAGTACTTGATCTAATTCTGAGACAAGCTCAACCAGGATTCAAATAGGAACTGACATTTGCTACTCGTAGTACGATAGATACTTGAATTGGAATTGAGAGCTCGAGAATCAAAATAGTcaagaattagaaaaatatccaaaatatagTGCATGAAAGACATTCAAATATCAAACCTTCACTACGTACTTACATCTGATCGAATACATGAACTAGTAATAGACCCCAACACTTTTTAAATTACTCTTACAATAAAAAGTCCACAAAGCACTACTACGATAGCATGAAATTTGACAAAATGACAGGAAATTCTTAATTTATTGATATATGAAGGATTGCCACGCCGGCCCATACCAGTCCAGTACCAGCGAATGATATTAGTGATAAATTACTGATAAATAATGGGAAAATTTTTAAGATTTGCCCATTGCAGCCAACATTCATTTCCTTCATGctaaaattttaccaaaattaaagGTTGATTTAGGAAAATTTGGTTTTTCACAAACTTTTGATTAGATTTTCTATCGTCATAAGCAGAAGAAAATTTGTCTTTTATTCATGTTTCACTCAATAAATGTAGAAAAACTCATTTGTTCATCACCCATGCAGCTAGCCATTGCGTTCTTTCTCTTGCATAACCAATTATCTTGTAACTCGTTGGAATCCAAGTCAAAAATGGAATCTTCCTCAGTGCGACACTAAAACCCCAACTAGGCCTTACGAATAAAGAAGGACCATTTGAATACGAGCCgtgtgttggcttaaatgggccagcatcctgccctgtggcgggaggtcacgttgggccgagtcatgttcgaaatggcgtgaggctgggtggaccgagtcatgtttgaagtggcgtgaggctgggtgggccgagtcacaatcgaaacccGTGGgcactgtatctgtacgctttaagtgaattggttgcgtatttctaacggctcgagcttttgggattaatggttgacaccaacgatccgacaccaTGATCTTAGGGCTTGTTAGGCCTCACTTTCTGCTACTTTCAGCAACAGTAAACTCTCCTACTGCGCACTTCACCAAGAGAAAATTTTATAGCTTCAGTTGCATGTATAGCAGAAATGCGATTCTAAGCCACAAAAGTAGAACCTCCAATTTGGCGCTTCAAATTGTGCTACGGAAAGCTGCTGGGGGATAAATTGATATAGTATTCCTCCTAATGGCAATACTCGAAAAACACTACTTTATCAAGCAACACTGCACCCACCCTAAAGCAGGCAACACTGCACCCTAAAGCAGGCCCAAACAAAGCCTAAACCTCAAAAGCAAAGCATC
It encodes the following:
- the LOC109714790 gene encoding caltractin-like, which encodes MARAPRLRRARPSSPSTKQQREKRRRSGGDSDEDDDEEYRPSHGDHGGDDDDEVEGRDGSCSSSSSSSSYSAGEEEEEEEEEEEVGGSSRGSKRKRKKKNLSNSQKGCKRSCVKGNIEKPDDFVDEDAALEQAIALSLGGVAENSAVSGVLSQKSGTKESETGGKRKNRKLFKSRVQLSEDEVIGYFFLFDEVGKGHISVWDLQRMALAHDFTWTDSETAAMVHLFDTDGDGKLNLEDFRTIASRCNMMHEP